The following proteins are co-located in the Verrucomicrobiota bacterium genome:
- a CDS encoding AAA family ATPase, giving the protein MALQADRTVVREPAEQRSAEELAALKAADKDPRPPGWQLSPKAVRTFIIGSDGRKLPSPSGQPIAIPRKLYGDDMLVDRCVVTLMGNRGLILIGEPGTAKTMLSELLSAAICGQSTNTIQGTAGTTEDQIKYSWNYALLLAEGPSPRALVPSPLYIGLKEGLIVRFEEMTRCPQEIQDTLVSILSDKMMQVPELGDGHSLVLAKKGFNIIATANTRDRGVNEMSSALKRRFNFETVRPIRDKDFEVRLVMEQAQSLLADAGAQARIEQDVVDMLVTAFQDLRNGRTAEGTVVDRPSTPMSTAEAVSVAFSAALDACYLGDGRVRSEHLVRQLLGTVIKDSPDDAKKVRQYFDVVVKSRLRLGSSWRSFYEARGLLDV; this is encoded by the coding sequence ATGGCACTACAAGCTGACCGCACCGTAGTCCGCGAACCAGCGGAGCAACGATCTGCCGAGGAACTGGCGGCCTTGAAAGCGGCTGACAAGGACCCCAGGCCTCCTGGCTGGCAATTGTCTCCTAAGGCCGTGCGGACGTTCATCATCGGTTCGGACGGCAGGAAGCTTCCGTCGCCTTCGGGGCAGCCGATCGCCATTCCTCGCAAACTCTACGGCGACGACATGCTGGTGGACCGTTGCGTCGTCACGCTGATGGGCAATCGCGGGCTCATCCTCATCGGCGAGCCGGGCACTGCCAAGACCATGCTGTCGGAATTGCTCTCGGCGGCGATCTGCGGCCAATCCACCAACACGATCCAAGGTACGGCCGGGACGACGGAAGACCAGATCAAATACTCGTGGAACTACGCTCTGCTGCTGGCCGAGGGGCCCAGCCCCAGGGCCCTGGTGCCTTCGCCGTTATACATAGGTCTGAAGGAGGGACTGATTGTCCGCTTCGAGGAGATGACGCGCTGTCCGCAGGAGATCCAGGACACTCTGGTGAGCATCCTGTCGGACAAGATGATGCAAGTTCCGGAACTGGGCGACGGCCACTCGCTGGTGCTGGCCAAAAAGGGATTCAACATCATCGCCACGGCCAATACCCGCGACCGCGGCGTGAACGAGATGTCCTCGGCGCTGAAGAGGCGGTTCAATTTCGAGACGGTCCGTCCTATCCGCGACAAGGACTTCGAGGTGCGTCTGGTGATGGAGCAGGCGCAAAGCCTGCTGGCCGATGCCGGGGCGCAGGCGAGGATTGAGCAGGATGTGGTCGACATGCTGGTCACGGCGTTTCAGGATCTTCGCAACGGTCGCACGGCCGAGGGGACGGTCGTGGACCGGCCTTCCACGCCTATGTCTACGGCAGAGGCCGTATCGGTGGCGTTCTCGGCCGCCTTGGACGCCTGTTACCTGGGCGACGGACGCGTACGAAGCGAGCACCTGGTGCGGCAGCTTCTGGGCACGGTGATCAAAGACTCCCCCGACGACGCCAAGAAGGTGCGTCAGTATTTCGACGTGGTTGTCAAGTCGAGGCTCCGCCTGGGAAGCAGCTGGAGGAGCTTCTATGAGGCCCGAGGCCTTCTGGATGTCTGA